One segment of Arvicanthis niloticus isolate mArvNil1 chromosome 5, mArvNil1.pat.X, whole genome shotgun sequence DNA contains the following:
- the LOC117708921 gene encoding chloride channel protein ClC-Ka isoform X1: protein MEELVGLREGSPGKPVTLQELWGPCPRIRRGIRACCGYPEQEQPPREGAVTPVSCPGGLEWLKERLFRVGEDWYFLVALGVLMALISYAMNFAIGRVVRAHKWLYREVGDGHLLRYLSWTVYPVALLSFSSGFSQSITPFSGGSGLPELKTMLSGVVLEDYLDIKNFGAKVVGLSCTLATGSTIFLGKVGPFVHLSVMIAAYLGRVRTKTIGETENKAKEIEMLSAAAAVGVATVFAAPFSGVLFSIEVMSSHFSVWNYWRGFFAATCGAFMFRLLAVFNSEQETITSIYKTRFRVDVPFDLPEIFFFVALGFICGILSCAYLFCQRTFLRFIKTNRYTSKLLATSKPSYAALVALVLASVTYPPGVGRFMASRLSMAEHLHSLFDNNSWALMTRNSSPPWPAEPDPQNLWFEWYHPQFTIFGTLAFFLVMKFWMLILATTIPMPAGYFMPIFIIGAAIGRLLGEALSVAFPEGIVAGGEVNPIMPGGYALAGAAAFSGAVTHTISTALLAFELTGQIIHALPVLMAVLAANVISQNCQPSFYDGTIMAKKLPYLPWIRGRQIGSHPVTVGHFMNCNLTTLAKDMPLEEVVNVVTSTDVSQYPLVETRESQTLVGTVERTHLVQALQTQPASWAPGQERFLQDILAGGCPTQPVTLQLTPETSLYQAHSLFELLTLQALFVTSRGRAVGSVSWVELKKAISTLINPPAPK from the exons ATGGAAGAGCTGGTGGGGCTACGTGAGGGCTCACCAGGGAAGCCGGTGACTCTGCAAGAGTTATGGGGTCCGTGTCCCCGCATCCGCCGAGGCATCAGAG CTTGCTGTGGCTACCCAGAGCAGGAGCAGCCCCCCAGAGAAGGAGCTGTGACCCCAGTGTCCTGTCCAGGGGGCCTAGAGTGGCTGAAAGAGCGGCTGTTCCGTGTGGGTGAGGACTGGTACTTCCTGGTGGCTCTCGGAGTGCTCATGGCTCTGATCAGCTATGCCATGAACTTCGCTATCGGGCGCGTGGTCAGAG CACACAAGTGGCTGTACAGGGAGGTTGGGGACGGCCACCTGCTCCGGTACCTCTCCTGGACCGTGTACCCCGTGGctcttctgtccttctcctcCGGCTTCTCACAGAGCATCACGCCCTTCTCTGGAG GGTCTGGACTCCCAGAGCTGAAGACCATGCTGTCCGGTGTGGTCCTGGAGGATTACCTAGACATCAAGAACTTTGGGGCCAAGGTGGTGGGCCTCTCCTGCACCCTGGCAACAGGCAGTACCATCTTCCTAGGCAAAGTG GGCCCCTTCGTGCACCTGAGCGTGATGATCGCTGCTTATCTGGGCCGCGTGCGCACCAAGACCATCGGGGAAACTGAG AACAAGGCCAAGGAAATTGAAATGCTCTCGGCGGCAGCGGCAGTAGGCGTGGCCACAGTCTTCGCCGCCCCCTTCAGCG GTGTCCTGTTCAGCATCGAGGTCATGTCTTCTCACTTCTCCGTCTGGAATTACTGGAGGGGCTTCTTCGCTGCCACCTGCGGGGCCTTCATGTTCCGTCTCCTGGCGGTCTTCAACAGTGAACAGG agacAATCACCTCCATCTACAAGACCAGATTCCGAGTGGACGTGCCCTTTGACCTACCTGAAATCTTCTTCTTCGTGGCTCTGGG GTTCATCTGTGGGATCCTGAGCTGCGCTTACCTATTCTGTCAGCGAACTTTTCTCCGTTTCATCAAGACCAACCGGTACACTTCCAAACTGCTGGCTACAAG caAGCCGTCCTACGCAGCTCTGGTCGCTCTGGTCCTGGCCTCTGTCACCTATCCACCTGGTGTGGGCCGCTTCATGGCTTCCCGG CTGTCCATGGCGGAACACTTACATTCTCTGTTTGACAACAACTCGTGGGCGTTGATGACCCGGAACTCGTCCCCACCCTGGCCTGCTGAACCTGACCCCCAGAACCTGTGGTTTGAATGGTATCACCCACAGTTCACCATCTTTGGGACTCTGGCCTTCTTTCTGGTCATGAAG TTCTGGATGCTGATTCTGGCCACCACGATCCCCATGCCTGCCGGGTACTTCATGCCTATATTCATCATTG GAGCTGCCATCGGGCGCCTCTTGGGAGAGGCCCTGTCTGTCGCTTTCCCAGAGGGCATTGTGGCTGGCGGAGAGGTCAATCCCATCATGCCTGGGGGCTATGCTCTGGCCG GTGCTGCTGCCTTCTCGGGGGCGGTGACCCACACCATCTCCACAGCGCTGCTGGCCTTTGAGCTGACTGGTCAGATCATTCATGCGCTGCCAGTGCTGATGGCCGTGCTGGCGGCCAATGTCATCTCTCAAAACTGTCAGCCCTCTTTCTACGATGGCACCATCATGGCCAAGAAACTGCCATACCTGCCGTGGATCCGTGGCCGACAGATTGG CTCCCACCCTGTGACTGTGGGTCACTTCATGAACTGTAACCTTACCACACTGGCCAAGGACATGCCCCTGGAGGAGGTGGTCAACGTGGTGACCTCCACAGATGTGTCTCAGTATCCCTTGGTGGAGACCAGAG AGTCTCAGACCCTGGTGGGCACTGTGGAAAGGACTCACCTGGTGCAAGCCCTCCAGACCCAGCCAGCTTCCTGGGCTCCAGGCCAAGAG CGATTTCTCCAGGACATCTTGGCTGGTGGCTGCCCCACACAGCCAGTGACCCTGCAGCTGACCCCAGAGACCTCCCTGTATCAG
- the LOC117708921 gene encoding chloride channel protein ClC-Ka isoform X2 — protein MEELVGLREGSPGKPVTLQELWGPCPRIRRGIRGGLEWLKERLFRVGEDWYFLVALGVLMALISYAMNFAIGRVVRAHKWLYREVGDGHLLRYLSWTVYPVALLSFSSGFSQSITPFSGGSGLPELKTMLSGVVLEDYLDIKNFGAKVVGLSCTLATGSTIFLGKVGPFVHLSVMIAAYLGRVRTKTIGETENKAKEIEMLSAAAAVGVATVFAAPFSGVLFSIEVMSSHFSVWNYWRGFFAATCGAFMFRLLAVFNSEQETITSIYKTRFRVDVPFDLPEIFFFVALGFICGILSCAYLFCQRTFLRFIKTNRYTSKLLATSKPSYAALVALVLASVTYPPGVGRFMASRLSMAEHLHSLFDNNSWALMTRNSSPPWPAEPDPQNLWFEWYHPQFTIFGTLAFFLVMKFWMLILATTIPMPAGYFMPIFIIGAAIGRLLGEALSVAFPEGIVAGGEVNPIMPGGYALAGAAAFSGAVTHTISTALLAFELTGQIIHALPVLMAVLAANVISQNCQPSFYDGTIMAKKLPYLPWIRGRQIGSHPVTVGHFMNCNLTTLAKDMPLEEVVNVVTSTDVSQYPLVETRESQTLVGTVERTHLVQALQTQPASWAPGQERFLQDILAGGCPTQPVTLQLTPETSLYQAHSLFELLTLQALFVTSRGRAVGSVSWVELKKAISTLINPPAPK, from the exons ATGGAAGAGCTGGTGGGGCTACGTGAGGGCTCACCAGGGAAGCCGGTGACTCTGCAAGAGTTATGGGGTCCGTGTCCCCGCATCCGCCGAGGCATCAGAG GGGGCCTAGAGTGGCTGAAAGAGCGGCTGTTCCGTGTGGGTGAGGACTGGTACTTCCTGGTGGCTCTCGGAGTGCTCATGGCTCTGATCAGCTATGCCATGAACTTCGCTATCGGGCGCGTGGTCAGAG CACACAAGTGGCTGTACAGGGAGGTTGGGGACGGCCACCTGCTCCGGTACCTCTCCTGGACCGTGTACCCCGTGGctcttctgtccttctcctcCGGCTTCTCACAGAGCATCACGCCCTTCTCTGGAG GGTCTGGACTCCCAGAGCTGAAGACCATGCTGTCCGGTGTGGTCCTGGAGGATTACCTAGACATCAAGAACTTTGGGGCCAAGGTGGTGGGCCTCTCCTGCACCCTGGCAACAGGCAGTACCATCTTCCTAGGCAAAGTG GGCCCCTTCGTGCACCTGAGCGTGATGATCGCTGCTTATCTGGGCCGCGTGCGCACCAAGACCATCGGGGAAACTGAG AACAAGGCCAAGGAAATTGAAATGCTCTCGGCGGCAGCGGCAGTAGGCGTGGCCACAGTCTTCGCCGCCCCCTTCAGCG GTGTCCTGTTCAGCATCGAGGTCATGTCTTCTCACTTCTCCGTCTGGAATTACTGGAGGGGCTTCTTCGCTGCCACCTGCGGGGCCTTCATGTTCCGTCTCCTGGCGGTCTTCAACAGTGAACAGG agacAATCACCTCCATCTACAAGACCAGATTCCGAGTGGACGTGCCCTTTGACCTACCTGAAATCTTCTTCTTCGTGGCTCTGGG GTTCATCTGTGGGATCCTGAGCTGCGCTTACCTATTCTGTCAGCGAACTTTTCTCCGTTTCATCAAGACCAACCGGTACACTTCCAAACTGCTGGCTACAAG caAGCCGTCCTACGCAGCTCTGGTCGCTCTGGTCCTGGCCTCTGTCACCTATCCACCTGGTGTGGGCCGCTTCATGGCTTCCCGG CTGTCCATGGCGGAACACTTACATTCTCTGTTTGACAACAACTCGTGGGCGTTGATGACCCGGAACTCGTCCCCACCCTGGCCTGCTGAACCTGACCCCCAGAACCTGTGGTTTGAATGGTATCACCCACAGTTCACCATCTTTGGGACTCTGGCCTTCTTTCTGGTCATGAAG TTCTGGATGCTGATTCTGGCCACCACGATCCCCATGCCTGCCGGGTACTTCATGCCTATATTCATCATTG GAGCTGCCATCGGGCGCCTCTTGGGAGAGGCCCTGTCTGTCGCTTTCCCAGAGGGCATTGTGGCTGGCGGAGAGGTCAATCCCATCATGCCTGGGGGCTATGCTCTGGCCG GTGCTGCTGCCTTCTCGGGGGCGGTGACCCACACCATCTCCACAGCGCTGCTGGCCTTTGAGCTGACTGGTCAGATCATTCATGCGCTGCCAGTGCTGATGGCCGTGCTGGCGGCCAATGTCATCTCTCAAAACTGTCAGCCCTCTTTCTACGATGGCACCATCATGGCCAAGAAACTGCCATACCTGCCGTGGATCCGTGGCCGACAGATTGG CTCCCACCCTGTGACTGTGGGTCACTTCATGAACTGTAACCTTACCACACTGGCCAAGGACATGCCCCTGGAGGAGGTGGTCAACGTGGTGACCTCCACAGATGTGTCTCAGTATCCCTTGGTGGAGACCAGAG AGTCTCAGACCCTGGTGGGCACTGTGGAAAGGACTCACCTGGTGCAAGCCCTCCAGACCCAGCCAGCTTCCTGGGCTCCAGGCCAAGAG CGATTTCTCCAGGACATCTTGGCTGGTGGCTGCCCCACACAGCCAGTGACCCTGCAGCTGACCCCAGAGACCTCCCTGTATCAG
- the LOC117708921 gene encoding chloride channel protein ClC-Ka isoform X3, which translates to MEELVGLREGSPGKPVTLQELWGPCPRIRRGIRACCGYPEQEQPPREGAVTPVSCPGGLEWLKERLFRVGEDWYFLVALGVLMALISYAMNFAIGRVVRAHKWLYREVGDGHLLRYLSWTVYPVALLSFSSGFSQSITPFSGGSGLPELKTMLSGVVLEDYLDIKNFGAKVVGLSCTLATGSTIFLGKVGPFVHLSVMIAAYLGRVRTKTIGETENKAKEIEMLSAAAAVGVATVFAAPFSETITSIYKTRFRVDVPFDLPEIFFFVALGFICGILSCAYLFCQRTFLRFIKTNRYTSKLLATSKPSYAALVALVLASVTYPPGVGRFMASRLSMAEHLHSLFDNNSWALMTRNSSPPWPAEPDPQNLWFEWYHPQFTIFGTLAFFLVMKFWMLILATTIPMPAGYFMPIFIIGAAIGRLLGEALSVAFPEGIVAGGEVNPIMPGGYALAGAAAFSGAVTHTISTALLAFELTGQIIHALPVLMAVLAANVISQNCQPSFYDGTIMAKKLPYLPWIRGRQIGSHPVTVGHFMNCNLTTLAKDMPLEEVVNVVTSTDVSQYPLVETRESQTLVGTVERTHLVQALQTQPASWAPGQERFLQDILAGGCPTQPVTLQLTPETSLYQAHSLFELLTLQALFVTSRGRAVGSVSWVELKKAISTLINPPAPK; encoded by the exons ATGGAAGAGCTGGTGGGGCTACGTGAGGGCTCACCAGGGAAGCCGGTGACTCTGCAAGAGTTATGGGGTCCGTGTCCCCGCATCCGCCGAGGCATCAGAG CTTGCTGTGGCTACCCAGAGCAGGAGCAGCCCCCCAGAGAAGGAGCTGTGACCCCAGTGTCCTGTCCAGGGGGCCTAGAGTGGCTGAAAGAGCGGCTGTTCCGTGTGGGTGAGGACTGGTACTTCCTGGTGGCTCTCGGAGTGCTCATGGCTCTGATCAGCTATGCCATGAACTTCGCTATCGGGCGCGTGGTCAGAG CACACAAGTGGCTGTACAGGGAGGTTGGGGACGGCCACCTGCTCCGGTACCTCTCCTGGACCGTGTACCCCGTGGctcttctgtccttctcctcCGGCTTCTCACAGAGCATCACGCCCTTCTCTGGAG GGTCTGGACTCCCAGAGCTGAAGACCATGCTGTCCGGTGTGGTCCTGGAGGATTACCTAGACATCAAGAACTTTGGGGCCAAGGTGGTGGGCCTCTCCTGCACCCTGGCAACAGGCAGTACCATCTTCCTAGGCAAAGTG GGCCCCTTCGTGCACCTGAGCGTGATGATCGCTGCTTATCTGGGCCGCGTGCGCACCAAGACCATCGGGGAAACTGAG AACAAGGCCAAGGAAATTGAAATGCTCTCGGCGGCAGCGGCAGTAGGCGTGGCCACAGTCTTCGCCGCCCCCTTCAGCG agacAATCACCTCCATCTACAAGACCAGATTCCGAGTGGACGTGCCCTTTGACCTACCTGAAATCTTCTTCTTCGTGGCTCTGGG GTTCATCTGTGGGATCCTGAGCTGCGCTTACCTATTCTGTCAGCGAACTTTTCTCCGTTTCATCAAGACCAACCGGTACACTTCCAAACTGCTGGCTACAAG caAGCCGTCCTACGCAGCTCTGGTCGCTCTGGTCCTGGCCTCTGTCACCTATCCACCTGGTGTGGGCCGCTTCATGGCTTCCCGG CTGTCCATGGCGGAACACTTACATTCTCTGTTTGACAACAACTCGTGGGCGTTGATGACCCGGAACTCGTCCCCACCCTGGCCTGCTGAACCTGACCCCCAGAACCTGTGGTTTGAATGGTATCACCCACAGTTCACCATCTTTGGGACTCTGGCCTTCTTTCTGGTCATGAAG TTCTGGATGCTGATTCTGGCCACCACGATCCCCATGCCTGCCGGGTACTTCATGCCTATATTCATCATTG GAGCTGCCATCGGGCGCCTCTTGGGAGAGGCCCTGTCTGTCGCTTTCCCAGAGGGCATTGTGGCTGGCGGAGAGGTCAATCCCATCATGCCTGGGGGCTATGCTCTGGCCG GTGCTGCTGCCTTCTCGGGGGCGGTGACCCACACCATCTCCACAGCGCTGCTGGCCTTTGAGCTGACTGGTCAGATCATTCATGCGCTGCCAGTGCTGATGGCCGTGCTGGCGGCCAATGTCATCTCTCAAAACTGTCAGCCCTCTTTCTACGATGGCACCATCATGGCCAAGAAACTGCCATACCTGCCGTGGATCCGTGGCCGACAGATTGG CTCCCACCCTGTGACTGTGGGTCACTTCATGAACTGTAACCTTACCACACTGGCCAAGGACATGCCCCTGGAGGAGGTGGTCAACGTGGTGACCTCCACAGATGTGTCTCAGTATCCCTTGGTGGAGACCAGAG AGTCTCAGACCCTGGTGGGCACTGTGGAAAGGACTCACCTGGTGCAAGCCCTCCAGACCCAGCCAGCTTCCTGGGCTCCAGGCCAAGAG CGATTTCTCCAGGACATCTTGGCTGGTGGCTGCCCCACACAGCCAGTGACCCTGCAGCTGACCCCAGAGACCTCCCTGTATCAG